Proteins found in one Brachypodium distachyon strain Bd21 chromosome 5, Brachypodium_distachyon_v3.0, whole genome shotgun sequence genomic segment:
- the LOC112269453 gene encoding proline-rich receptor-like protein kinase PERK8 — translation MSDENESWIRRKHPPLKPDPVPGSSPAPNSSPMFAPGSLPPRLTAPPRTESWYDIGGSFARRWAAQVDADQAAAQQPAASNPSVSSSTCALPASSSAAPEGLAVTTAAALTTPPQRPPPPTNSPPPPMTVLKNPSATTTRASPPGQMSSPTPASPCPPRPAPPPPARLLVRRLRGFGSDHHRRSDHGRKQ, via the exons ATGTCAGACGAAAACGAAAGTTGGATTCGTCGGAAGCATCCTCCGCTCAAACCAGACCCAGTTCCCGGTTCTTCCCCCGCCCCGAATAGTTCCCCCATGTTCGCCCCTGGCTCCCTTCCGCCACGTCTCACAGCGCCGCCGCGTACCGAGTCTTGGTATGACATCGGTGGCTCCTTCGCCCGGCGGTGGGCCGCGCAAGTCGACGCGGATCAGGCCGCAGCCCAACAGCCTGCCGCCTCCAACCCAAGCGTCTCCTCGTCCACCTGCGCCTTGcccgcctcctcgtccgccgccCCCGAGGGTTTGGCTgtcaccaccgccgccgctctgaCCAC GCCGCCGCagagaccgccgccgccgacgaacagcccgccgcctccgatgACGGTTCTGAAAAACCCGTCAGCGACGACTACACGCGCGTCGCCTCCGGGCCAGATGTCGTCCCCGACCCCGGCGTCTCCTTGTCCACCTCGCCCggctccaccgccgcctgcccgcctCCTCGTGCGCCGCCTCCGAGGGTTCGGCTCTGACCACCACCGCCGCTCTGACCACG GAAGAAaacaatga